Part of the Planctomycetaceae bacterium genome, TCTCGCGGTACTTGCGAGCCTGCTCCTGTTCGTACACCTCTTGACCGTTCACTCGCACGTGCAGTGGAGCCATGTCGACAGAGGTCCAGCGAACTCCGGTTAGCGCGAAGTACTTGTTCTGCCAGCCGGTGGTTGCGGCCTTCACAACTTTCAGGCGTTCCGTCAGTTCGGCGCGTCGCTGTGCGGGGAGGTGTTTCTGCATGAGTTCGCCGTCGATGCGTGTCATTTCGGCCATGTTAAGCCTGATCTGATGCTCGACAATGCGTGCTGCCTGGACCATGACCGGTCTCCGATTGCTGGTCGCTGAAAATCTGCGGAAGGCGAGCATACGTCGGCCGACCGATCGCAGCGTCGCTACTGCCGGATGCCGCAACGCGTCGTGTCCGAAACGTGATTTCGGCGGAATTCGGAAATTCGCGGGCTGAACCGCGAACGACCGCGTCGGCTGCCTGGAGATTTGCTCCACCGGTTGCCAGGCTACGCCACTCGACACCGGCCCAGGCGACCGGTCCCGGCCGCTTCGCGCCGAACACACCACGGCACTCAACCAGAGATCCCCACGGTTATGGACAGCATCATCAGTCGGCTCAAATCCACACGCGATGCCGCGCAGGAACAGCTTTTCGACTTTCTGCGCATCCCCAGCATCAGCGCGGATTCAAGGCATAAACCGGACATGCAGCGTTGTGCTGAGTTCGTGCGATCGGCAATGGAAGCGGCCGGGCTGACCGCTCAGATCAATCCCACCAAAGGCCACCCGATCGTCTACGGCGAACGCATCGCAGACGAATCGCGGCCCACGATTTTGATCTACGGCCATTACGACGTGCAGCCCCCCGATCCTCTGGAGCTGTGGACGTCACCGCCGTTCGAACCGACCGTCCGCGACGGAAAGATCTATGCTCGCGGAGCCACCGATGACAAAGGCCAGTTGTTCACTCACCTGAAGTCTATCGAAGCGTGGATTCAGGAAACCGGGTCGCTGCCCGTGAACATCAAGTTCGTCGTCGAAGGCGAAGAAGAAGTCGGCAGCAACAACCTGGACCTGTTCCTGAAGGACAACACCGATCGACTGAAGGCCGACGTCGCCGTCATCAGCGATTCCAGCCAGTACGGAGACGGCGTTCCGGCGATCCAGTACGGCCTGCGAGGCATCGTGGCGGCCGAAGTGCAGCTGACCGGTCCATCGAAGGATCTGCACAGCGGCGTCTTCGGCGGTGCCGTGGCCAATCCCGTCAACGCTTTGACACGATTGTGCGGAAGCCTGGTGGACGAAAACGGTCGCGTGCAGATTCCCGGCTTCTACGACGATGTCGCTCCGCTGACGGAAAAGGAGCAGGCGGAATTCGCGAGACTGCCGTTTTCTGAAGCCGAATTTCTGAAGCAAACCGGCAGCAGCGCGGTGTTCGGAGAGGCCGGCTATTCCACTCTCGAACGCCGCTGGACGCGACCGACCTGCGACATCAACGGAATTCTGGGCGGATACACCGGCGAAGGCCCCAAGACCATCGTGCCGTCAAAAGCGATGGCCAAGATCACCTGCCGACTGGTGCCGACTCAGCAGCCGAAGAAGATTCTGGATGCTCTGGAAGCGTTCCTGAAACCACAGGTTCCGCCGGGCCTGAAATTTGATTTTCTGCGGTTTCACGGCTGCCCGGCATTCGTGTTTGATCCGACCAGTCCGTGGATTTCGGCGGCCAGCGAAGCTTTGCAGAAGGCGTTCGGCAACGCTCCGGTTTTCATCCGCGAAGGCGGTTCC contains:
- a CDS encoding dipeptidase, with product MDSIISRLKSTRDAAQEQLFDFLRIPSISADSRHKPDMQRCAEFVRSAMEAAGLTAQINPTKGHPIVYGERIADESRPTILIYGHYDVQPPDPLELWTSPPFEPTVRDGKIYARGATDDKGQLFTHLKSIEAWIQETGSLPVNIKFVVEGEEEVGSNNLDLFLKDNTDRLKADVAVISDSSQYGDGVPAIQYGLRGIVAAEVQLTGPSKDLHSGVFGGAVANPVNALTRLCGSLVDENGRVQIPGFYDDVAPLTEKEQAEFARLPFSEAEFLKQTGSSAVFGEAGYSTLERRWTRPTCDINGILGGYTGEGPKTIVPSKAMAKITCRLVPTQQPKKILDALEAFLKPQVPPGLKFDFLRFHGCPAFVFDPTSPWISAASEALQKAFGNAPVFIREGGSIPVVSSFQQILGIDTLLLGWGRNTDDLHSPNEHFHVADFHNGITASAYLWEALAGVKS